The Pontibacter pudoricolor genome contains a region encoding:
- a CDS encoding catalase has translation MNENKKYRTASLSNGKKGKENKDRQLTTRQGHPVTDNQNIRTVGNRGPATMENYHFIEKISHFDRERVPERVVHARGAGAHGVFEAYGKVGNDSIEKFTRAKVFQKGKETPTFVRFSTVGHPSGSPETLRDPRGFAVKFYTEDGNWDLVGNNLKIFFIRDAMKFPDLIHSQKPDPVTNIQSAERIFDFFSGTPEATHMVTFLYSPWGIPANYRQMQGSGVNTYKWVNADGEAVLVKYHWEPVKQGIRNLTQKEAQEIQGKNFNHATQDLYEAIERGDFPEWELNVQIMSDDEHPELDFDPLDDTKLWPKEQFPWYPVGKMTLNRNPVDYFNEVELSAFGTGVLVDGLDFSDDKMLQGRTFSYSDTQRYRVGANYLQLPINAAKTHVATNQRGGQMAFNTDFAEGQNIHVNYEPSILGGLQEAPKTGKDYTPRYEANLVRQHIDRTNHFGQAGETYRNFEDWERDELINNLGNDLANCDRRIQEKMLSYFTQADEDYGRRVKESIERAVTEAKKMLKHNIIEGTDGPLGNISGEQGVEDAKSKSHSAKPY, from the coding sequence ATGAACGAAAACAAAAAGTACCGCACCGCCAGCTTAAGCAATGGCAAAAAAGGCAAAGAAAACAAAGACCGCCAGCTCACCACCCGCCAGGGCCATCCCGTAACCGATAACCAGAACATCAGAACAGTTGGTAATCGCGGCCCTGCTACCATGGAGAATTACCACTTCATCGAGAAGATCTCTCACTTCGACAGGGAGCGTGTGCCGGAGCGTGTGGTGCATGCGCGTGGTGCCGGAGCGCACGGTGTGTTCGAAGCATACGGCAAGGTAGGCAACGACTCCATCGAGAAATTCACACGCGCTAAAGTATTTCAGAAAGGCAAAGAGACACCAACTTTCGTTCGCTTCTCTACTGTAGGCCATCCTTCCGGCTCGCCTGAAACATTGCGCGACCCGCGTGGCTTTGCCGTTAAATTTTATACCGAAGACGGCAACTGGGACCTGGTAGGCAACAACCTCAAGATATTCTTCATCCGCGATGCCATGAAATTCCCTGACCTGATCCACTCCCAGAAACCAGACCCGGTCACCAACATACAGAGCGCGGAACGTATTTTCGACTTTTTCTCGGGCACGCCGGAAGCTACCCACATGGTTACCTTCCTGTACTCACCGTGGGGCATACCGGCCAACTACAGGCAAATGCAGGGTTCCGGTGTAAATACCTATAAATGGGTGAATGCCGATGGCGAAGCCGTACTGGTAAAATATCATTGGGAACCGGTAAAGCAGGGCATCCGGAACCTGACCCAGAAGGAGGCGCAGGAAATACAGGGCAAAAACTTTAACCACGCCACCCAGGATCTGTACGAAGCCATTGAACGCGGTGATTTTCCGGAATGGGAACTGAACGTGCAGATCATGAGCGACGATGAGCATCCGGAACTGGATTTTGACCCGCTGGACGATACCAAACTATGGCCAAAAGAGCAGTTCCCGTGGTACCCGGTTGGCAAAATGACCCTGAACCGCAACCCGGTCGATTACTTTAATGAAGTTGAACTGTCGGCTTTCGGGACCGGTGTGCTGGTGGATGGCCTTGACTTTTCGGATGACAAAATGCTGCAGGGCCGTACGTTCTCATATTCCGATACACAACGTTACCGTGTTGGGGCCAATTATTTACAGTTGCCTATAAATGCGGCTAAAACCCATGTGGCAACTAACCAGCGCGGCGGCCAGATGGCATTTAATACCGATTTTGCGGAAGGCCAGAATATCCATGTCAACTATGAGCCATCTATTTTAGGCGGTTTACAGGAAGCTCCAAAGACTGGTAAAGACTATACGCCGCGCTACGAAGCCAACCTGGTGCGCCAGCACATCGACCGGACCAATCACTTTGGCCAGGCCGGTGAAACATACCGCAACTTCGAAGACTGGGAACGTGATGAGCTGATCAATAACCTTGGCAACGACCTGGCCAACTGCGACCGGCGCATCCAGGAAAAAATGCTGAGTTACTTTACACAAGCCGACGAAGATTATGGCCGACGGGTTAAGGAAAGTATAGAGCGTGCCGTTACAGAAGCAAAGAAAATGTTGAAGCACAATATTATTGAAGGTACGGATGGCCCGCTGGGCAACATTTCCGGCGAACAAGGTGTGGAAGACGCCAAATCGAAATCACACTCTGCCAAGCCCTATTAA
- a CDS encoding T9SS type A sorting domain-containing protein gives MKNFFSLFVRFILLLVALLKVDLVMGQEIAAAKDKAELYVAAKISDSPFGQESGHTTTIAKSKAAIEKQPTTLGNTSETERLKLWVAHKTFSTKKTLGFTLKQPGNYKLEVLDMQGTIVAVLGEGFGQEREELTFQFKGEKLPAGTYIGRLITEDEVTSTRFILK, from the coding sequence ATGAAAAATTTCTTCAGCCTATTTGTGAGATTTATATTGTTGCTGGTTGCCTTGCTAAAAGTTGACCTGGTAATGGGGCAGGAGATAGCCGCTGCTAAAGATAAGGCTGAACTATACGTGGCTGCTAAAATCTCGGATAGCCCGTTCGGGCAAGAGTCTGGTCACACCACAACTATAGCAAAGAGTAAAGCTGCTATTGAGAAACAACCTACCACGCTCGGTAATACATCAGAAACTGAGAGATTAAAACTATGGGTTGCCCATAAAACATTCAGTACTAAAAAAACACTGGGCTTTACCTTAAAGCAGCCTGGTAACTATAAACTGGAGGTGCTTGATATGCAGGGAACTATAGTTGCTGTGCTAGGCGAGGGTTTCGGGCAGGAGAGGGAGGAACTGACGTTCCAGTTTAAAGGAGAGAAGCTGCCAGCAGGAACCTATATTGGCAGGCTTATAACAGAGGACGAAGTAACTTCTACCCGGTTTATTCTAAAGTAA
- a CDS encoding sensor histidine kinase, protein MISKRLELGLLIRFMLLLGMMYLTVQYLTNYTWLQVTSGILIMLAQLWEMARYVTRSNNELARFLEAVKQRDFSQRFNENTNSSLQQLHKAFNLINNTFKQLHIEREAQFQYMQTILQLVDTGIMAVDAETGEVEWVNDAFKKMLGVPYLKSINSLENRYPALYESLQTIKSGETAQVKLKLPTGQAQLLVSATAFTLQHRNLLLIVLKNVSATVDATETEAWQKLLRVMTHEIMNSVAPIASLADTLGKHLHLERERYSSEPEAIVDVELLEDTEEGIGIIKKRSEGLLRFTQFYRNLNKQQHLNLTTIYVQELFKSINTLMRPRLEEQGIGFVCKVSTPDLTINGDVNLVEQVLINLITNAQRAVQERPDPQIMLVAHPQDGKVTIELHDNGVGIPEELLESIFIPFFTSHRDGSGIGLSLSKHIMHLHKGTIQVESKEGVGSTFKLIF, encoded by the coding sequence ATGATATCTAAGCGACTGGAGCTCGGGCTGCTTATCCGGTTCATGCTTTTGCTGGGCATGATGTACCTTACCGTACAATACCTGACCAACTATACCTGGCTGCAGGTAACATCGGGTATATTGATTATGCTGGCGCAACTATGGGAAATGGCCCGTTATGTAACCCGCAGCAATAACGAACTGGCCCGGTTTCTGGAAGCAGTAAAGCAGCGCGATTTTTCGCAACGGTTTAACGAGAACACCAACTCCTCTTTGCAGCAACTGCACAAAGCGTTTAACCTGATCAACAACACGTTTAAGCAGCTGCACATTGAGCGCGAGGCGCAGTTCCAGTACATGCAAACCATACTGCAGCTGGTGGATACCGGTATTATGGCCGTAGATGCTGAGACCGGCGAAGTAGAGTGGGTGAACGATGCGTTCAAAAAGATGCTGGGCGTGCCTTACCTGAAAAGTATAAACAGCCTGGAGAACCGGTACCCTGCCCTGTACGAGTCGCTGCAAACTATAAAATCCGGGGAAACAGCACAGGTAAAACTGAAATTGCCAACCGGGCAGGCACAGCTGTTGGTTTCGGCCACGGCCTTTACCCTGCAGCACCGCAACCTGCTGCTTATAGTCCTGAAAAACGTGAGCGCCACCGTTGATGCCACCGAGACCGAAGCCTGGCAGAAACTGCTCCGCGTCATGACGCACGAGATCATGAACTCGGTGGCACCTATCGCCTCGCTGGCCGATACCTTGGGAAAACACCTGCACCTGGAGCGCGAACGCTATAGTTCAGAACCTGAAGCTATCGTAGATGTAGAGCTATTGGAAGATACCGAAGAAGGCATCGGCATTATTAAAAAGCGCAGCGAAGGCCTGTTGCGCTTCACACAGTTTTACCGCAACCTAAACAAGCAACAGCACCTGAACCTGACCACGATCTATGTGCAGGAGCTTTTTAAAAGTATAAACACCCTGATGCGGCCGCGCCTGGAAGAACAAGGTATCGGGTTCGTTTGCAAAGTATCAACTCCTGACCTGACTATAAACGGAGACGTAAACCTGGTGGAGCAAGTGCTTATTAACCTGATAACGAATGCACAACGTGCAGTTCAGGAACGGCCAGATCCGCAGATCATGCTGGTAGCGCACCCACAGGACGGCAAAGTAACTATAGAACTACACGATAACGGCGTCGGCATACCCGAAGAGCTCCTGGAAAGTATATTTATCCCCTTCTTTACCTCGCACAGAGACGGTTCCGGCATCGGGCTAAGTTTATCAAAACATATCATGCACCTGCACAAGGGCACTATACAGGTCGAGAGCAAAGAAGGAGTTGGAAGTACTTTTAAGCTGATCTTTTAA
- a CDS encoding transglutaminase-like domain-containing protein, producing MKKTLSFLLMLLVLLAPAVAQKTYKGLPVIKAETVVADYKVGSDWVKGNWNISPQIAVDELKVPVHNKKVKFSFYTDSDSISFTVKPGTSQQFYVLLHNKDYALTEIKGFGFEALKFNKPATKPGYSFVYEQNQNNEFLNTLREQYNLDAIVAGAANDTERALRMVNWVHQQWNHNGMNEPSKPDALTILAEAKAGKQFRCVEYGTVTAASLNAIGLPARRLGLKMKEVETIEFGAGHVLLEVYLPDLKKWVMLDGQFDVMPVLNNVPLNAVEFQQAIANNYDKLEIRSLSGASKPQYVNWIYPYLYYFDVKFDNREGIALERKKTDGKQSLMLVPVGAKEPKVFQIKNPIDYCKYTTSVADFYQAPEMSNRPGTARK from the coding sequence ATGAAAAAAACATTATCATTTCTGCTAATGCTGCTGGTGCTGTTAGCGCCGGCCGTTGCTCAGAAGACGTACAAAGGCCTGCCTGTAATTAAAGCTGAAACAGTGGTAGCAGACTATAAAGTTGGCTCCGACTGGGTAAAAGGGAACTGGAACATCAGCCCGCAGATAGCGGTTGACGAACTGAAAGTGCCCGTGCACAACAAAAAAGTAAAGTTCTCTTTCTACACCGATTCCGACTCCATCAGCTTTACCGTAAAGCCGGGTACTTCGCAGCAGTTTTATGTGCTGCTTCATAACAAAGACTACGCCCTGACCGAGATTAAAGGCTTTGGTTTTGAAGCGCTTAAATTTAACAAACCTGCTACAAAGCCGGGCTATAGTTTTGTGTATGAGCAGAACCAGAACAACGAGTTCCTGAACACCCTGCGCGAGCAGTATAACCTGGATGCTATAGTTGCCGGAGCCGCCAACGATACCGAAAGAGCGTTGCGCATGGTAAACTGGGTGCATCAGCAATGGAACCACAACGGCATGAACGAGCCATCGAAGCCGGATGCCCTGACCATACTGGCCGAAGCAAAAGCAGGAAAACAGTTCCGTTGTGTAGAGTATGGCACCGTAACAGCTGCCAGTCTGAACGCCATCGGGTTGCCTGCCCGCCGCCTGGGCCTGAAAATGAAAGAAGTGGAAACGATAGAGTTCGGCGCCGGACATGTGCTGCTGGAAGTATACCTGCCAGACCTGAAAAAATGGGTGATGCTGGACGGCCAGTTTGACGTGATGCCGGTACTGAACAATGTACCCCTTAATGCCGTGGAGTTTCAGCAGGCGATCGCCAACAACTATGATAAACTGGAGATCAGAAGCTTATCTGGTGCTAGTAAACCACAATACGTAAACTGGATCTACCCTTACCTGTATTACTTTGATGTGAAGTTCGACAACCGGGAAGGTATTGCCCTGGAGCGCAAAAAAACAGATGGCAAACAATCGCTGATGCTGGTGCCGGTTGGTGCCAAAGAGCCTAAAGTATTTCAGATCAAAAACCCGATCGATTACTGTAAATACACCACGTCGGTAGCAGACTTTTACCAGGCTCCGGAAATGAGCAATAGGCCAGGAACAGCCCGGAAATAA
- a CDS encoding ABC transporter permease, which yields MIKNYLKMAYRNLLRHKVFSLINISGLALGMTCSILILLWVRDELSFDRFHKDTDNLYRLMELQSYPGADNLTTDATPGPLAEALEKDFPEIKHAVRSSTWEWKKLLTYQDKSLKVDGRYTDPAFFEMFSFPLLQGDARQVLANPNSIVISEKVATQFFGSAEEAVGKIFKVDNADSYKVTGVMQDAPKNSSMQFDWVLPLGDLINHPDGHWLKRWDNNGIRTFVQLQPGTDMAAFNEKIKNHITKYSKDNDTELFLQPVSEMYLYGKFNGTKVAGGGRIETVRLFSVVAVFILAIACINFMNLATARSAKRAKEVGVRKAIGANKSSLIKQFMVESVLVAFLALFVSVNLTGILLPHFNELTGKFIELDLSDPTLLLLLFGVAIVTGILSGSYPAFFLSSFDPVVVLKGASKVSKRISVFRKGLVVFQFILSGLLIISTLVVYLQLHYIRTKNIGLNRENVLYFQLDGDLGKRYEVLKRELQNIPGIVGLSASDQIPLDIGNSTGDVHWKGKDPNANVLFGMMAVDYNYANAMGIQVKEGRDFSKDFGTDTSAFIINEEAVRLMQLQDPVGQPIQIWNIKGHIIGVVKDFNSRSMHSSMQPLILRLQDANQRYLYTRIAPGQTPEVLTAVEKIVRKHNPAFPFEYHFLDEDFERMYKSEAVMGRLTQYFAIIAIFISCLGLFGLALFTAEQRTKEIGIRKVLGASVASIVYMLSKDFLKLVLIANLIALPLGWYFMNGWLENYVDRTGLSWWIFASAFISTIVIAIITLSFHAIKTAIANPVTSLRTE from the coding sequence ATGATCAAGAACTACCTCAAAATGGCTTACCGCAACCTGCTGCGCCACAAAGTTTTTTCCCTGATCAACATATCAGGGCTGGCCCTGGGCATGACATGCAGTATCCTGATACTGCTGTGGGTGCGCGACGAACTGAGCTTTGATCGTTTTCACAAAGACACTGACAACCTGTACCGGTTAATGGAACTGCAGAGCTACCCAGGAGCCGACAACCTGACGACCGACGCTACGCCCGGTCCGCTGGCCGAAGCCCTGGAAAAAGATTTCCCGGAAATAAAACACGCTGTGCGCAGCTCTACCTGGGAATGGAAAAAGCTGCTGACCTACCAGGATAAAAGTCTGAAAGTAGATGGCCGTTACACCGATCCTGCTTTTTTTGAAATGTTCTCGTTCCCGCTGCTGCAAGGCGATGCCCGTCAGGTGTTGGCAAATCCTAATTCTATAGTTATCTCTGAGAAAGTAGCTACCCAGTTTTTTGGGTCTGCTGAAGAGGCCGTTGGTAAAATATTTAAAGTTGATAACGCTGACAGCTACAAAGTGACCGGCGTGATGCAGGATGCACCCAAGAACTCATCGATGCAGTTTGACTGGGTACTTCCTTTAGGTGATCTGATCAATCACCCGGATGGCCACTGGCTGAAAAGATGGGATAACAACGGCATCCGTACGTTTGTGCAGCTGCAACCCGGCACCGACATGGCAGCTTTTAACGAGAAAATAAAAAACCACATAACCAAGTATAGCAAAGACAACGACACAGAGCTTTTCCTGCAGCCGGTGAGCGAAATGTATTTGTATGGCAAATTTAACGGCACCAAAGTGGCCGGGGGCGGCAGAATAGAAACGGTGCGCCTGTTTTCGGTGGTCGCTGTTTTTATACTTGCCATTGCGTGTATCAACTTCATGAACCTGGCTACGGCCCGCTCTGCCAAACGCGCCAAAGAAGTAGGCGTGCGTAAAGCCATCGGGGCAAACAAATCATCGTTGATAAAGCAGTTTATGGTTGAGTCGGTGCTGGTGGCTTTTCTGGCGCTGTTTGTATCGGTAAACCTGACGGGCATACTGCTGCCGCACTTTAACGAGCTTACCGGCAAGTTTATAGAGCTGGATCTGAGCGATCCGACCTTGCTTTTACTGTTATTCGGTGTGGCTATAGTTACCGGTATTTTATCAGGCAGTTACCCGGCTTTCTTCCTGTCATCTTTCGACCCGGTGGTAGTGCTGAAAGGGGCAAGCAAAGTAAGTAAGCGCATTTCGGTTTTCCGCAAGGGCCTGGTGGTATTCCAGTTTATTTTATCCGGCCTGCTTATCATCAGCACCCTGGTAGTGTACCTGCAGTTACACTATATCCGCACTAAAAACATTGGCCTTAACCGCGAAAATGTCCTTTACTTTCAGCTGGATGGCGATCTTGGCAAAAGATATGAAGTGCTGAAGCGAGAACTGCAAAATATACCGGGCATTGTTGGCCTGAGCGCCTCCGACCAGATCCCGCTTGATATCGGCAACTCGACTGGTGATGTGCACTGGAAAGGTAAAGACCCCAATGCAAATGTGCTGTTCGGGATGATGGCCGTGGACTATAACTATGCAAATGCCATGGGTATCCAGGTAAAAGAGGGCCGCGACTTCTCGAAGGATTTTGGTACCGATACTTCTGCTTTTATCATAAACGAAGAAGCTGTGCGCCTGATGCAACTGCAGGACCCGGTGGGGCAACCTATCCAGATCTGGAATATAAAAGGGCATATTATCGGGGTAGTGAAAGATTTTAACTCCCGCTCGATGCACAGCAGCATGCAGCCGCTTATTTTAAGATTACAGGATGCAAACCAGCGGTATCTGTACACCCGCATTGCGCCAGGCCAGACACCCGAAGTACTGACAGCTGTCGAGAAGATCGTGAGAAAGCATAATCCGGCTTTCCCGTTCGAGTACCACTTCCTGGACGAAGACTTTGAACGCATGTATAAGAGCGAAGCTGTGATGGGCCGGTTAACGCAATATTTCGCCATCATCGCCATCTTTATTTCCTGCCTGGGTTTATTTGGTCTGGCCTTGTTTACAGCGGAGCAGCGCACCAAAGAGATCGGTATCCGAAAGGTGCTGGGCGCATCGGTAGCCAGTATTGTGTACATGCTGAGCAAGGATTTTTTGAAACTGGTGCTGATCGCGAACCTGATCGCGCTGCCGCTGGGCTGGTACTTTATGAACGGCTGGCTCGAAAACTATGTAGACCGCACTGGCCTGAGCTGGTGGATCTTTGCCTCGGCCTTTATCTCAACTATAGTTATCGCCATTATTACCCTGAGCTTCCATGCTATTAAAACGGCCATAGCTAATCCGGTCACATCGCTCAGAACAGAATAA
- a CDS encoding sigma-54-dependent transcriptional regulator — protein sequence MATGKTGKVLIVDDETDVLFALKMLLKTEVKEVLTEKNPDNLISLLSKEKFDVIFLDMNFKSALNTGNEGLYWLRQILDKDKDATVILITAYGDVELAVRSLKQGAHDFIVKPWHNDKLLETLHNALNAKDGKKTGKTTIAAHQTTILGQSEAIQDILYKIEKIAPTEANVLILGENGTGKELVARALHEKSFRANKPFVSVDVAALTDTLFESELFGFKKGAFTDAKEDRKGRFEAANGGTLFLDEIGNISPAMQAKLLTVLQNRQVTPLGSNTLVPVDIRLISATNEPIYELAAKNLFRKDLIYRINTVELTLPPLRQRHGDVELLARHFAEIYALKNHKPVPEFAPATLQKLNQHSWPGNVRELQHAVERAIILAENNVLQPQDFTFSAMELAPVTQTIASFAAETNMPLSEIERETIRRVIEKNKGNISKAAKELGLTRTALYRRLNKYDI from the coding sequence ATGGCCACAGGAAAAACCGGTAAAGTTTTAATAGTTGACGATGAAACCGACGTGCTTTTTGCGCTGAAAATGCTGCTGAAAACGGAGGTAAAAGAAGTATTAACTGAGAAAAATCCGGACAACCTTATCAGCCTGCTTTCTAAAGAGAAGTTTGATGTCATTTTCCTGGACATGAACTTTAAAAGCGCGCTGAACACCGGCAACGAAGGTCTTTACTGGTTGCGCCAGATTCTGGACAAGGACAAAGACGCTACGGTTATCCTGATCACGGCCTACGGCGATGTGGAGCTGGCAGTAAGATCCTTAAAACAAGGCGCACACGATTTCATCGTAAAGCCCTGGCACAACGACAAGCTGCTCGAAACGCTGCACAACGCCCTGAACGCCAAAGACGGCAAAAAAACAGGCAAGACAACTATAGCCGCTCATCAGACCACGATACTTGGCCAGTCCGAAGCCATACAGGACATCCTTTACAAGATCGAAAAAATTGCACCTACCGAAGCCAACGTGCTGATACTGGGCGAGAACGGAACCGGCAAGGAACTGGTAGCACGCGCGCTTCATGAGAAATCATTCCGGGCAAATAAGCCTTTTGTAAGTGTGGATGTAGCCGCTTTGACCGACACTTTGTTCGAGAGTGAGCTGTTCGGTTTTAAGAAAGGCGCTTTTACCGATGCCAAAGAAGACCGCAAAGGCCGGTTTGAAGCTGCTAATGGCGGCACTCTGTTTCTGGATGAGATCGGGAATATTTCGCCGGCCATGCAGGCCAAGCTTTTAACGGTGCTGCAAAACCGGCAGGTAACACCGCTCGGTTCCAACACACTCGTGCCAGTAGACATCCGGCTGATATCGGCTACCAACGAGCCCATTTACGAACTGGCTGCCAAAAACCTGTTCCGCAAAGACCTGATCTACCGCATTAATACCGTTGAGTTAACTTTGCCTCCGCTACGGCAGCGCCACGGAGATGTGGAATTGCTGGCCCGCCATTTTGCTGAGATCTATGCGCTGAAAAACCATAAACCAGTACCCGAGTTTGCACCCGCCACCCTGCAAAAACTGAATCAACATAGCTGGCCGGGCAATGTGCGTGAATTGCAGCATGCCGTAGAGCGGGCCATCATTCTGGCTGAGAACAACGTGCTGCAGCCACAGGATTTCACTTTCTCGGCGATGGAACTTGCACCTGTTACCCAAACTATAGCTTCGTTTGCCGCAGAAACCAATATGCCGTTAAGCGAGATAGAGCGCGAAACGATACGCCGCGTGATCGAAAAGAACAAAGGCAACATCTCTAAAGCTGCCAAAGAGCTTGGCCTTACCCGCACCGCCCTTTACCGCCGCCTCAACAAATATGATATCTAA
- a CDS encoding GxxExxY protein — MSLDDITFKIIGCAMKVHSAMGNGFQEVIYQRCLAIELESVGLGFEREKDQTIYYNNIEVGSRRADFIVENNIMVELKALTDLEDVHLAQAKNYVFAFNLPVGLLINFGANSLQYKKIFNSRYKGIQ; from the coding sequence ATGAGTTTAGATGACATCACATTTAAAATTATTGGCTGTGCTATGAAGGTACATAGCGCAATGGGCAACGGTTTTCAGGAGGTTATTTATCAGCGTTGTTTGGCTATTGAGTTGGAATCAGTCGGATTAGGCTTCGAGCGCGAGAAAGACCAAACGATATATTACAACAATATAGAAGTTGGAAGTCGAAGAGCGGACTTTATAGTTGAGAATAACATCATGGTTGAACTTAAAGCATTGACTGATTTAGAAGATGTACATTTAGCTCAGGCCAAGAATTATGTTTTTGCCTTCAATCTACCAGTGGGCCTACTTATTAATTTTGGAGCCAACAGTCTACAATACAAAAAGATATTCAACAGCAGATATAAAGGAATACAATAG
- the cfa gene encoding cyclopropane fatty acyl phospholipid synthase, whose translation MRASGLNQQVIAILKTADVKINGPDPWDLQVHDNRFYKRLLSEGTLGLGESYMDGWWDCQQIDQFVFNVIRADLYKQARLGWKSVFHLLLAKLFNLQRKGKAARNAQRHYDIGNKLYQLMLDKRLVYSCGYWKDADNLDQAQENKLDLICRKLYLQPGQRVLDIGCGWGSFAKFAAENYGVEVVGVTVSKEQAALAREICKSLPVEIRLQDYRDVREQFDHIVSVGMFEHVGYRNHRTFMQVAHRCLKEEGLFMLHTIGVNFSKVTADPFTDTYIFPNCLIPSVKQLGTAMEHLFIVEDWHNFGPYYDHTLMAWFQNFNHNWEQLQGEYGERFYRMWKYYLLSSAGSFRARNNQLWQLVLTKQGIVGGYKAVR comes from the coding sequence ATGCGTGCATCAGGCCTGAACCAGCAAGTAATTGCCATTTTAAAAACTGCGGATGTTAAGATCAATGGTCCTGACCCGTGGGATCTGCAGGTGCACGACAACCGGTTTTATAAGCGCCTGCTCAGCGAGGGCACCTTGGGGCTGGGCGAATCTTACATGGATGGCTGGTGGGATTGCCAACAAATAGATCAGTTTGTTTTTAACGTAATAAGGGCTGATCTGTATAAACAGGCAAGGCTTGGCTGGAAATCGGTATTTCACCTGTTACTGGCAAAGCTTTTTAACCTGCAGCGCAAAGGAAAAGCCGCCCGAAACGCACAACGCCACTACGATATCGGCAACAAACTATACCAACTCATGCTCGACAAGCGCCTGGTCTATAGTTGCGGTTACTGGAAAGATGCTGATAACCTGGACCAGGCCCAGGAAAACAAGCTCGACCTGATCTGCCGGAAATTATACTTACAGCCGGGCCAGCGCGTGCTGGATATTGGGTGCGGCTGGGGAAGCTTTGCCAAATTTGCGGCTGAGAACTATGGTGTTGAAGTAGTGGGCGTAACCGTATCAAAAGAGCAAGCAGCGCTGGCCAGGGAAATATGTAAAAGCTTACCTGTAGAAATACGCCTGCAGGATTACCGTGATGTCCGTGAGCAGTTCGACCATATAGTATCTGTAGGGATGTTTGAGCACGTGGGTTACCGTAACCACAGAACCTTTATGCAGGTTGCACACCGCTGCCTTAAAGAAGAAGGCCTTTTTATGCTGCATACTATTGGTGTAAACTTCTCAAAAGTAACTGCCGACCCATTTACGGACACGTATATCTTCCCAAACTGCCTGATACCTTCTGTTAAACAACTGGGCACTGCCATGGAGCATCTTTTTATAGTGGAAGACTGGCATAACTTCGGCCCTTACTACGACCATACCCTAATGGCCTGGTTCCAGAACTTTAACCACAACTGGGAGCAACTGCAAGGTGAATATGGCGAACGCTTTTACCGCATGTGGAAATATTACCTGCTCTCCAGTGCCGGCTCGTTCCGGGCGCGTAACAACCAACTATGGCAACTGGTGCTTACCAAACAAGGAATAGTGGGTGGTTATAAAGCGGTAAGGTAA
- a CDS encoding DUF3667 domain-containing protein: protein MKKHYRSEKNCLNCDTIVPDKYCPSCGQENLELRENFLHLVLHSVGHYFHFESKFATSIIPLLTRPGYLTKEYFAGKRASHLNPVSMYIFISILFFFLFTANSNSNKKDIIKENAAEENAISKEDAETLKNIVGNTVSEKAGDYTYSLLDNAQAITDSTGNSSKVNTNAAPTTAEGKKSSLTLGGDNAITNSVQTKLRKVMDDDLSSELFKNKLVSHLPKMMFILLPLFALILKLVNYRSKKFYVEHLIYSIHVHSFLFLFGSFLIILDWMLPFMDDWIQLFGVAAILWYIYRSMRNIYSSSRWRTVYKFSLLAFAYSLLMLLSGAIVVVATLYTM from the coding sequence ATGAAAAAACACTATCGCTCTGAAAAAAACTGTCTGAATTGCGACACTATAGTTCCTGATAAATACTGCCCAAGCTGCGGACAGGAGAACCTGGAACTGCGTGAGAACTTTCTGCACCTGGTGCTGCATAGTGTAGGTCATTATTTCCATTTTGAGTCGAAGTTCGCCACCAGTATCATCCCACTTCTCACCAGGCCGGGCTATTTAACCAAGGAGTATTTTGCTGGAAAACGTGCTTCGCACCTCAACCCGGTCAGCATGTACATCTTTATCAGCATTTTATTCTTTTTCCTTTTTACTGCTAATTCAAACAGCAACAAAAAAGACATTATTAAAGAAAATGCTGCAGAAGAAAATGCTATATCAAAAGAAGATGCCGAGACATTAAAAAATATTGTAGGCAATACCGTATCTGAAAAAGCAGGAGACTATACCTATTCTCTTCTCGATAATGCACAGGCAATTACAGATAGTACCGGCAACAGCTCCAAGGTAAATACTAACGCCGCCCCAACTACAGCAGAAGGGAAAAAGTCATCCTTAACGCTAGGCGGCGACAATGCAATAACAAACTCAGTACAGACTAAACTGCGGAAGGTGATGGACGACGATCTGAGCAGCGAACTTTTCAAGAACAAACTGGTAAGTCATCTGCCTAAAATGATGTTCATACTGCTGCCCTTGTTTGCCCTTATCTTAAAGCTGGTAAACTATAGATCGAAGAAGTTTTATGTTGAGCACCTGATCTATTCCATACACGTGCACTCGTTTCTTTTCCTGTTCGGGTCTTTCCTTATTATTTTAGACTGGATGCTCCCTTTTATGGATGACTGGATACAGTTATTCGGGGTTGCAGCGATTCTGTGGTATATATACAGGTCTATGCGGAATATTTATAGTAGCTCGCGCTGGCGCACCGTTTACAAATTCTCGTTACTGGCGTTTGCCTATAGTTTACTGATGTTACTGAGCGGTGCGATAGTAGTGGTTGCCACACTTTATACGATGTAA